One Rosa chinensis cultivar Old Blush chromosome 3, RchiOBHm-V2, whole genome shotgun sequence DNA window includes the following coding sequences:
- the LOC112194470 gene encoding pectinesterase inhibitor 5 — protein MASDNRSWSIVLFLALLLYYHSIVVTAADQALLDKICQLAQSYDFCLSTLRNDPRTGQADLRGLSLISIAITIDEVRDVSDRLPNIPVPNHPVDQQRKKACQTDYSDALTSFQKAYQTSAKGDYWGVIDLVRVGANKAIDCEDIYKRDPISVSPVSTDNHKVIQLAEITLIVIDFLTRH, from the coding sequence ATGGCTTCTGACAACCGCAGCTGGTCGATagtactgtttcttgctctccTTTTGTACTATCACTCAATCGTCGTCACTGCAGCTGATCAAGCCTTGCTTGACAAAATATGCCAGCTGGCTCAGAGTTACGATTTTTGCCTCTCAACACTGCGCAACGACCCACGTACTGGTCAAGCTGACCTTCGTGGCCTTTCCCTAATctccattgcaataaccattgaTGAAGTACGAGATGTTTCCGATCGACTGCCTAACATTCCTGTACCTAATCATCCCGTCGATCAGCAACGGAAAAAGGCTTGTCAGACTGATTATAGTGACGCATTAACCAGTTTCCAGAAGGCTTACCAGACCTCAGCTAAAGGGGATTACTGGGGTGTGATCGACTTGGTGAGGGTTGGAGCAAACAAAGCTATAGATTGCGAAGACATATACAAGAGAGATCCGATAAGCGTGTCACCAGTCTCTACAGATAACCACAAAGTGATTCAGCTTGCAGAGATCACTTTAATTGTTATTGATTTTCTAACCAGACATTAA